The Streptomyces asiaticus genome contains a region encoding:
- a CDS encoding AfsR/SARP family transcriptional regulator — protein sequence MLPPGQPQEHAVLCALLLRQGKTATRDELVDAVWGEHSPPRAIAALRTYAFRLRKALGPGVLVSDAGGYAVRLPPQAIDLSECEALETGAKRARAEGDLPRAQNLLRRAAGLWSGEPLAGVPGPYAYTQRSRLAQWRLTLLEARVELDLELGLHTEVVSELTTLCAEDPLRERPRTLLMLALYRSGRRTEALGVYNDTRRLLADELGLDPSPELAQLHQRILRADPTLAAPQADPASGGTARPATPRPAQLPAALTDFTGRTTIMESIRERLLRSQGTVTAISALRGGGGVGKTTLAIHIGHAVREHYPDGQLYANLLGHSSRSAGPEAVLGAFLRALGWPPDTLPEGIHELAALYRSTLADRRVLVLLDNAHNAAQIRPLLPGTASCAVLITSRRRMTDLDGAHLVDLDVMDPQEAVALFTRIIGPKRAAAEPEACHETVVACGFLPLAIRITAARLAARPAWNVSLLTHKLADERRRLRELRAGDLAVEASFQLSYRQLEPRQSRAFRLLALADGPDISLTAAAAVLAADTDETEYLLESLVDTSLLESKEPGRYQYHDLVRLYARGCAEQEETAEEQKAALTRLLEFYLASAAHAYALRQPGDPIADYLQPTKIPGLSFPDQATALAWTFREAECLLACAAQAPEGDSVRSAADLLLITRDLCESGVNSHQYKAAAITVRDAARAARNPSAEGRACVHLSYLYWRENKFHEAEAEARRVARLTVLADDPVPAGNALTRVGIIDICKKQYKEAEESFLQARTAFQAANHITGVASALCNLSRTHLAMGRTDSAIELATQGVELHSSEGSSLRVGYGRYELGIALSAAERNTEALRELSQALEIFSENRQRLWMGSTHFRLAELQLAIGNPAEAAGNADKALELGLVNGQWGSSDVLRVLGQALDRLGQKERAHACWCKARTIHEQLGLDPGEAPSAPAPHHRAS from the coding sequence ATGCTGCCGCCCGGCCAGCCGCAAGAGCACGCTGTGCTGTGTGCGCTGCTGCTGCGCCAGGGAAAGACCGCGACCCGGGACGAGCTGGTGGACGCGGTGTGGGGGGAACACTCACCGCCTCGCGCGATCGCAGCACTGCGCACGTACGCCTTCCGGCTGCGCAAGGCGCTCGGGCCCGGCGTGCTGGTTTCTGATGCCGGTGGCTACGCGGTCCGCCTACCACCCCAAGCGATAGACCTCAGCGAATGCGAGGCATTGGAGACAGGCGCGAAGCGCGCCAGAGCAGAAGGCGACCTACCCCGCGCCCAGAACCTCCTGCGCCGGGCGGCGGGCTTATGGAGCGGTGAGCCGCTCGCCGGGGTCCCCGGCCCCTACGCGTACACCCAGCGCAGCCGCCTTGCACAGTGGCGCTTGACCCTTCTGGAAGCCCGCGTTGAACTCGACCTGGAGCTGGGCCTGCACACAGAGGTGGTCTCGGAGCTCACCACGCTGTGCGCCGAAGACCCTCTGCGGGAACGACCCCGTACCCTGCTGATGCTTGCCCTGTACCGCAGCGGTCGACGAACCGAGGCACTCGGCGTGTACAATGACACCCGCCGTCTCCTCGCCGACGAACTCGGCCTGGACCCAAGCCCCGAACTCGCGCAGCTCCACCAACGCATCCTGCGGGCAGACCCCACGCTCGCCGCCCCCCAAGCAGACCCGGCCAGTGGTGGAACCGCACGCCCGGCCACGCCGCGCCCGGCACAGCTCCCGGCAGCCCTGACCGACTTCACAGGCCGCACCACCATCATGGAGAGCATCCGGGAACGGCTGCTGCGCTCACAGGGAACAGTGACGGCGATCTCTGCGCTGCGAGGAGGAGGCGGGGTGGGCAAAACCACTCTGGCCATCCATATCGGCCACGCCGTCCGCGAGCACTACCCCGACGGGCAGTTGTATGCGAACCTGCTCGGCCACAGCAGCCGGTCGGCGGGCCCCGAAGCCGTGCTCGGCGCCTTCTTACGCGCCCTGGGATGGCCGCCGGACACCCTGCCAGAAGGAATACATGAGCTCGCCGCGCTCTACCGTTCGACTCTTGCTGACCGCAGGGTGCTGGTGCTGCTCGACAACGCGCATAACGCAGCCCAGATACGTCCGTTGCTTCCCGGGACCGCCAGTTGCGCGGTCTTGATCACCAGCCGCAGGCGGATGACCGACCTCGACGGTGCCCATCTGGTCGATCTCGACGTCATGGACCCCCAAGAAGCTGTGGCCCTGTTCACCCGGATCATCGGCCCGAAGCGGGCGGCGGCCGAGCCAGAAGCCTGCCACGAAACCGTCGTTGCCTGCGGCTTTCTGCCACTGGCCATCCGCATCACCGCAGCCCGCCTCGCGGCCCGCCCAGCATGGAACGTGTCCCTCCTGACCCACAAGCTCGCCGACGAACGCCGCCGACTGCGTGAGCTACGAGCAGGCGATCTGGCCGTCGAAGCGTCCTTCCAGCTCAGCTACCGCCAACTCGAGCCGCGACAATCCAGGGCCTTCCGGCTGCTCGCGCTGGCCGACGGCCCCGACATCTCCCTCACCGCAGCAGCCGCCGTGCTCGCCGCAGACACCGACGAGACCGAGTATCTACTGGAATCCCTGGTCGATACCAGTCTGCTGGAATCCAAGGAACCCGGCCGCTACCAGTACCACGACCTGGTACGTCTTTACGCGCGAGGCTGCGCCGAACAAGAAGAGACAGCAGAGGAACAGAAAGCAGCCTTGACGCGCCTGCTGGAGTTCTACTTAGCTTCGGCGGCCCATGCCTATGCTTTGCGGCAACCCGGCGACCCCATCGCCGACTACCTGCAACCTACCAAGATCCCCGGACTGTCCTTCCCCGACCAGGCCACGGCACTCGCCTGGACATTCAGGGAAGCCGAATGCCTACTGGCTTGCGCCGCGCAAGCACCAGAGGGGGATAGCGTGCGCTCTGCGGCTGATCTTCTCCTGATAACGCGGGATCTATGCGAATCCGGAGTGAACTCACACCAGTACAAGGCCGCAGCCATCACAGTCCGCGATGCTGCCCGCGCTGCCCGGAACCCGAGCGCAGAGGGCCGGGCCTGTGTCCACCTTTCATACCTGTACTGGAGGGAAAATAAATTCCACGAGGCCGAGGCGGAAGCACGGCGTGTCGCCCGCCTTACCGTCCTGGCCGACGATCCCGTTCCGGCCGGTAACGCGCTGACCCGCGTGGGAATTATCGACATATGCAAAAAGCAGTACAAGGAAGCGGAAGAGTCATTTCTCCAGGCACGCACGGCCTTCCAAGCCGCCAACCACATTACGGGTGTTGCCAGCGCGCTGTGCAACCTCTCCCGCACCCATCTGGCTATGGGCCGCACCGACAGCGCTATCGAACTCGCTACACAAGGCGTAGAACTCCACAGCAGCGAGGGGAGCAGCCTCCGAGTGGGCTACGGCCGGTACGAGCTAGGAATCGCGCTATCCGCCGCAGAACGTAACACCGAGGCACTGAGGGAGCTATCTCAGGCGCTCGAAATTTTCAGCGAGAACAGGCAGCGACTCTGGATGGGTTCGACACACTTTCGACTGGCCGAATTGCAGCTCGCGATCGGGAACCCGGCAGAAGCGGCCGGAAATGCCGACAAGGCACTAGAGCTAGGTCTCGTCAATGGACAGTGGGGCAGTAGCGACGTGTTGAGAGTGCTGGGCCAGGCGCTGGACAGGTTGGGGCAGAAAGAAAGAGCGCATGCGTGCTGGTGTAAAGCGCGCACCATTCATGAGCAATTGGGGCTCGACCCAGGTGAAGCACCTTCAGCCCCAGCGCCACATCATAGAGCGTCGTAA